gttAATATTCCTATCCAATCATGAATAGTTGGAGCTGGAAACGTGCACTGGATTTGATTCCTTAATCTGCTTGATTTATTTTGCAGCAATTTGATGGTCATGGAAATTTGATGCATAAAATTACAACGAAGCTTTCTGCGGGCTCTTATGGTGAAGGTGAACTGATGAGCTTATTACAGACGTGAGCTCCTAGTTTATAGTAACAATGTGTCTCAACCTTGTTATGTTTCTGATGAAAATTAGAATGTGATTGCTTGTAAGAATTACATTGGGACTTAGATTAATAGTCCTTAACAATTTTGTAGCTTCTTCCGTGACTAATCTGTGTAAAgtgtgtacatatatatatattctaactTTGAGAATAATCTAGTCTAGTTCTTTTTGTAATTATGGAATTGCTAGTAATTATGTAGTTAGCatttaaataaaacaaaataaaacaaaaaggtGGTCGTTAGTCATCCAAAATTTAAAAGCTCTTTGAGATTAAGGTAAAGTTAAACCATTAGAATTGAGGAGAATACCATGGAAATTTCAATGTTTACACTACATGTTACATGGTTATAGTTTAATGGTATGTAAGTGAAATTTAGGGAGAATATAGAAATCCAcgtgaatttttctttttcttgtttgtgaATTTTGAGAAATTCTCCATTCAGTGGCATGCATATCTTTAAGTGCAAATAGATTTTGTGAGCACAAAGCTCAAATTCTTCCGCTGGTTTAAATACAGTAAATTTGGAGCATTTATTTAGAAGGCCAAAGTCACACATGCCTTTCTGATTCATAAGCCCCTTTACTTCCCGGATGTTTGCCTTTTCATCCGCATAAAGTTAGTTAACAGTGGGCACTAATGTATAGGAAATCTTCATTAACTTTGGGTACTGTAATATTTGTACACTTTATGGTTTGGGAGACAAGTGGACTAATCGGCTTCAAAATTTTAGGTTATACATCAAACAACCTCCATCTACCACTTCATATTCTGATGATGATTGTGAGCCAGAATGGTTTGAGTACAAAATCAAAGAGACCAACATGTTTACCGTAGACAAATATCAACAGGTGAGCTTCACTAAGACAGAGAACTAACTTATATCCACTCACTGGTCATGCTTAATTGAGACTGTTATCTgcagtttctttttcttttcagaTTTTATTGCATTTGAGGTTCCACTAAATGTAGTTTGCAGATTGGCTTCTTCCCTGAGGAGAAGGCATACGCACTAAGATATCAGACAGCTGGCATGTTAGAGACTGTGTTAAGACAGGGAGTGCTAGGTGAAGATGATGTTGGAGAGGAATCACCAAGGTAACTGTTTCTCATGTGCGGATGACTCAAGCAAAAAGTTAAAATATCAGTTCTGATGAGATCAAAGATTGaagttataatatattttgcttCTAGCTTTATTTTGGAAATGCTACCCAGATGGCCTTAATGTTGCTGTTTCTCACTTTTCACCTTGGCTCGTGTGTTCTGGTCTGTATGCTCATCTCTTATTTTTTGAACATAGTATTCAGTTTTCACGTTGTACTAAGACAAACCAAAAAGGCTAATGCCTAAGAATTTGAATATACAAACTCCAAAAGGCAAATAAGTCAATTAAAATGTAAATACTCCTCTCGTCATAGCAGTAATTACTTCCCAACTTAAAAGATATCAACTCTGTAAAAGAATCTCAAACAATTAAGCATTAATTAGTAGATCTTTCCTATTAGCAAATAAAGATTGGTGGATCTTGGTGATATTGTGTTGTGATGACTTGCAAGCAAGAGTGCAAAATGCTCCATCTTTTTCAAGAATACCAAGAATACAACAAACTTGTTTCCATCAATCTGTTGCCCCACTACTAAATTTTCTACAGTTTCCTTGGCTTCTGGCGATTGACTAATTGTGGCCTTctcttatgttttaaaaatggCTTGCATAAACAATTCCTCCTTTTATGGTATCTACCAGAATTCTAAAAGACAAAACTCTCTAATGGATATTTAACAATTGTTGCTCCTTATGAATCATCGCTACTGGTTATTTTGTTCAACATATCAGAGAGGGAAATGTATTACAGTATTCTAGAAAATTAGGACATTCTCCTGCAAGTCTAGTGCGGGCATTTCAAGGCGTATATCTGTAATCAACTGTTAAATAACTTTTTTAGATATTTCCCTAATATATTTTAGCCTTATatttaatacataaaatcaTATAGTTGTGTGGTTGTGTGATGGTTTAGCTAAATGAATAAATAAGTCTGTAAACAAAAGGATTGTTTTCATAACTCCAATATATTTAGTATGCATATATTAGAATGGCATGATAAAAATCAAAGATTATTTCCAAATTGAGGCATAGTTGAGTAGAACAAAAATGCgtgggtattttagtctttgcGAAAGAGGACGAAACAGAAGGGAAGCCTTGGAGCAACAATAAAGGTGTCTCCATGTGACTTATAGGTCGTGGTTTGAACCATAGAATCAACCACTGATGCTTGCGTTAGGTTAGACTGCCTGCATTACACCCCTAGGGTGCCGTCCTTCCTCGGACCCTGCATGAATGTGGATGCTttgtgcaccgggctgccccttttTGAAAGAGGACTAAACACATCAACTTCTGTATACTTTTACATGGTATATTGGTTGGAGTTGAGTGGGTTGTGATGTAGATGTGGTCAGTTCTTCCTTTGTTTGTCCTATTATTTGATCCCTTGTAAAAAGATGCTTGATTTTTATGGAACATGCTTCCTTGCATTCTGGTGTTTGAATGCACAAAGGAACACAAGTTAGAGTGAGTACATTGGACATCTCATAAGCTTTATCAGATCAAATTAGCTATTATATTATTGTCTTTACTTTCATGTTAGAAATTATGAACCATCTTTTAATAATATACTGTTGCAAAGGTTATGTAAGTGCATGGGATCTTTTCCCATAAAGGActgattcatatttttttattagctTTATCTTTTGGTTCCTGGCTTCTAATGTCTTAATTCATTCTATAATTCCTTCTTTTCATTCACAGAAATCTGAAGCTTCCCTCTAAACAGCCTTCTATtgtatgtgagaattgtctttattcACTGGAGAAAGATAGGCGAGTGAGAGCCTTTCATATAATGGACCCAAAAGGGATACTGGAAATGATTCTAGTTTTCCTTGAAGAAAGAGGTAACAGAGAGGCCATTCCTCCCTCCTTTGACAATTTTAAGGTACTTTTGACCTGAAAGGGGAATGGTTGCCCTTCTATTCTTCCTTTGGAGTACTAAACATAGTCTGATTCAACATGTTAGTTACCAGAACCAAACGATTGTTCTTATGCATTCCATGGTCATCTTGTAGGAGGATTCTGAAAGGATTCTGCCTCATCTTGGAACTTGGAAAGGTCATTCGCAAACAACGCGTACTGGTGTTTATGGAGCAACAATTACTGAAGCAAATACAACTGCTGTTCTTGAAATTAACAAGGACGGCCAGCTAGTTCAGGTTTGCTCGCTCCTTGCAATCAGTTTCTTGTATCTGATGTGGTGAACTACTAGTATCCATGAAAGGGGTCACCTGCCCAGTTACTCTTGGATAGTAAATGGAATCTCTCTTTCTTGCAACTCCTTTgagaaattaatttgaaatagTTGAATGATATGATGGATTTGCCGATAGATCCTATGCTCTATATGAAATACAAATACATTGGTAGAATGGAGTTGTCGCCATAAGTTTAGCTCAA
The sequence above is a segment of the Solanum dulcamara chromosome 11, daSolDulc1.2, whole genome shotgun sequence genome. Coding sequences within it:
- the LOC129873674 gene encoding uncharacterized protein LOC129873674; protein product: MATAMSAIFVPPASLASSNTRMSSLNEKLVIPQNFPFRTPKYQSRKPPSCSGTKGTVVQGDRNTTELPMSIDALNSFIRLNLGNWTGSFHQFDGHGNLMHKITTKLSAGSYGEGELMSLLQTLYIKQPPSTTSYSDDDCEPEWFEYKIKETNMFTVDKYQQIGFFPEEKAYALRYQTAGMLETVLRQGVLGEDDVGEESPRNLKLPSKQPSIVCENCLYSLEKDRRVRAFHIMDPKGILEMILVFLEERGNREAIPPSFDNFKEDSERILPHLGTWKGHSQTTRTGVYGATITEANTTAVLEINKDGQLVQDITSTSGATNITTNVHWTGTMSDNLVTFDGGFQLTLLPGGIYMGYPSDVAKNVQESTAFHLEFCWLESPGKRQRLIRTYDVEGLAVSSTYFIETKV